The proteins below are encoded in one region of Paraburkholderia phenazinium:
- the bamC gene encoding outer membrane protein assembly factor BamC, which translates to MTDLRLTKRYAVLLVAGGLVAGVAGCGTSSPTQIDYKSDSKSKQVSLAVPPNLIDETSDQRSLPPQGGQTSLSALNQVQAQAPVTSLGVLPPVKGMHIQRDGTESWLVIDNKTPDQAWAQIRRFWQEQGFLLVVDQRDKGVMETDWNETHAQINDGLIRDTLSKAMGNSYVASERNKYRTRLETAPNGGTYVFISQKGMQEALSGANNESTTWQPKPNDPGLETEYLKRLMASLALADARGASGDTQSTALSPAGTQTAPGAATAGSSSAIAKTAAQNVALAAQQPFPDQNQTSNTSAQFTSTELTLGEPYDRAWARVGLALDRSNFTVDTRDRTRGLYSIRYVDPKDMRSEEQGFWSQVMHGHTEKVAKTYLVNVRAVTPDQTRVAVVDDKGNIDSSQPAKEIMALVVDQLH; encoded by the coding sequence ATGACTGATCTTCGTCTTACCAAGCGGTATGCAGTATTGCTGGTGGCAGGCGGGCTGGTTGCCGGCGTCGCCGGTTGCGGTACCTCGTCGCCGACCCAGATTGACTACAAGAGCGACTCCAAATCGAAGCAGGTGTCGCTGGCAGTGCCGCCGAACTTGATCGATGAGACGTCCGATCAGCGCTCGCTTCCGCCGCAGGGCGGTCAAACCTCGCTGTCCGCCCTCAACCAGGTGCAGGCGCAGGCGCCGGTTACCAGCCTGGGCGTGCTGCCGCCGGTCAAAGGCATGCATATCCAGCGTGACGGCACCGAAAGCTGGCTCGTCATCGACAACAAGACGCCCGACCAGGCCTGGGCGCAAATCCGCCGTTTCTGGCAGGAACAGGGCTTCCTGCTGGTGGTCGACCAGCGCGACAAGGGCGTGATGGAAACCGACTGGAACGAGACCCACGCGCAGATCAACGACGGCCTGATCCGCGACACGCTGTCGAAGGCGATGGGCAACTCGTACGTGGCTTCCGAGCGTAACAAGTACCGCACCCGCCTCGAAACGGCGCCGAACGGCGGCACCTACGTGTTCATCAGCCAGAAGGGCATGCAGGAAGCTCTGAGCGGCGCGAACAACGAGTCGACCACGTGGCAGCCCAAGCCGAACGATCCCGGCCTCGAAACCGAATACCTGAAGCGCCTGATGGCGTCGCTGGCGCTGGCCGATGCGCGCGGCGCTTCGGGCGATACGCAAAGCACGGCTCTCTCGCCGGCCGGCACGCAGACGGCGCCGGGCGCAGCAACCGCCGGGTCGAGTTCCGCTATTGCGAAGACGGCTGCGCAAAACGTCGCGCTGGCAGCCCAGCAACCCTTCCCGGACCAGAACCAGACGTCGAACACTTCGGCTCAGTTCACCTCCACCGAACTCACGCTGGGCGAGCCGTACGATCGCGCATGGGCGCGCGTGGGTCTTGCGCTCGACCGCAGCAACTTCACGGTCGATACCCGCGACCGTACCCGCGGGCTGTATTCGATCCGCTATGTCGATCCGAAGGACATGCGCTCGGAAGAGCAGGGCTTCTGGAGCCAGGTCATGCACGGCCATACCGAGAAGGTCGCCAAGACGTATCTGGTGAACGTACGGGCCGTTACGCCGGATCAGACCCGTGTAGCCGTGGTTGACGACAAGGGCAATATCGACTCGTCGCAACCGGCCAAAGAGATCATGGCCCTCGTGGTCGATCAGTTGCACTGA
- a CDS encoding class I SAM-dependent methyltransferase — MTHHSHPMLRTLRNTLAGLTATLLVAACACVPSNDSSLASAVAGPQRSDAAKARDVYRHPQGTLQFFEIAPTQTVLEIAPGCGWYTDILAPYLHDHGTLYEAEYESPSPAAAAEEKAGDAAFARKLAATPALYGKVVVGTLQAGQFNGFEANGNVDRVLTFRNIHNWIKDGQIDANLQAFYRALKPGGILGVEEHRAAPGTSLQQMIDSGYVTEAYVIEHAQAAGFKLAGSSEINSNPRDTKDYPHGVWSLPPTYEGGSVDKARFAAIGESDRMTLRFVKPN, encoded by the coding sequence ATGACTCACCACTCCCATCCGATGCTTCGCACGCTGCGCAACACCCTCGCCGGACTGACCGCCACGCTACTCGTTGCGGCCTGCGCGTGCGTCCCATCGAACGATAGCTCGCTAGCCTCGGCCGTCGCCGGCCCGCAGCGCAGCGACGCCGCGAAGGCGCGCGACGTCTATCGCCATCCGCAAGGCACGCTGCAGTTCTTCGAGATCGCGCCGACGCAAACGGTCCTCGAAATTGCGCCGGGTTGCGGCTGGTACACGGACATTCTCGCGCCCTACCTGCACGATCACGGCACGCTCTACGAGGCCGAATACGAAAGCCCGTCGCCGGCCGCCGCGGCAGAAGAGAAGGCAGGTGACGCCGCATTTGCCCGCAAGCTGGCGGCGACACCGGCCCTCTACGGCAAGGTCGTCGTCGGCACGCTGCAGGCGGGACAGTTCAATGGCTTCGAGGCGAACGGCAACGTCGACCGCGTTCTCACGTTCCGCAATATCCACAACTGGATCAAGGACGGCCAGATCGACGCCAACCTGCAAGCGTTCTACCGCGCGCTGAAGCCGGGTGGCATCCTCGGCGTCGAAGAGCATCGCGCGGCGCCGGGCACGTCGCTGCAACAGATGATCGACAGCGGCTATGTCACCGAAGCCTACGTGATTGAACATGCGCAGGCCGCCGGGTTCAAGCTGGCCGGCAGCAGCGAGATCAACAGCAATCCGCGCGACACCAAGGACTATCCGCACGGCGTCTGGTCGCTGCCGCCGACCTACGAGGGCGGCAGTGTCGATAAGGCGCGCTTTGCCGCGATTGGGGAATCGGATCGCATGACGTTGAGGTTCGTCAAGCCGAATTGA
- a CDS encoding LLM class flavin-dependent oxidoreductase: MSSQPRPPRQLRLGAFMRPVTIHTGAWRYPGAYPDANFNFSHMKRFAQTLERGRFDAFFMADHLAVLNMPVEALKRSHTVTSFEPMTLLPALAAVTERLGLIATGSTTFDAPYHVARRFASLDHISGGRAGWNLVTTSNPDAALNFGLEEHVEHDERYRRAREFFDVVTGLWDSWADDALIRDVESGIFFDPDKLHVLDHKGEYYSVRGPLNIARPVQGWPVIVQAGSSEAGRQIAAETAEAVFTAQTTLADGQRFYADVKGRMEKLGRSRDHMKILPAAFVVVGDTLDEALEKRARLDTFVHYDSGIASLSIALGHDVSGFDPDGPLPEIPESNASRTSRLRVVEWAERDKLTIRQLAQRIGGYSGLEMVGTPAMIADQMEAWLVGEGSDGFNVMFPYLPGGLDDFVDKVIPELQRRGIFRREYEGATLRENLGLPRPENRFFRT; encoded by the coding sequence ATGTCTAGCCAGCCACGCCCGCCACGCCAGTTGCGCCTCGGCGCCTTCATGCGCCCTGTGACGATCCATACCGGCGCATGGCGCTATCCGGGCGCCTACCCCGACGCCAACTTCAACTTCTCGCACATGAAGCGCTTCGCACAGACACTCGAGCGTGGACGTTTCGACGCGTTTTTCATGGCCGATCATCTGGCCGTGCTCAACATGCCGGTGGAGGCGCTCAAACGCAGTCACACGGTCACCTCGTTCGAACCGATGACCTTGTTGCCGGCGCTCGCCGCCGTGACCGAGCGTCTCGGCCTGATCGCCACGGGGTCTACGACGTTCGACGCGCCTTATCACGTCGCGCGCCGCTTTGCCTCGCTCGATCACATCAGCGGCGGCCGCGCGGGCTGGAATCTCGTCACCACCTCGAACCCGGACGCCGCGCTCAACTTTGGTCTCGAAGAACATGTTGAGCATGACGAACGATATCGCCGCGCGCGCGAGTTCTTCGATGTCGTCACCGGACTATGGGACAGCTGGGCCGACGATGCGCTGATTCGCGACGTCGAGTCCGGCATCTTCTTCGATCCGGACAAGCTGCATGTGCTCGATCACAAGGGCGAATACTATTCGGTGCGCGGGCCGCTCAACATTGCACGTCCGGTGCAGGGCTGGCCTGTGATCGTCCAGGCCGGTTCGTCCGAAGCGGGGCGGCAGATCGCCGCCGAAACTGCAGAGGCGGTTTTCACTGCGCAGACCACGCTTGCGGACGGTCAACGCTTTTACGCAGATGTCAAAGGCCGCATGGAGAAACTCGGGCGCTCGCGTGACCATATGAAGATTCTGCCGGCCGCTTTCGTGGTGGTAGGCGACACGCTCGATGAAGCGCTGGAAAAGCGCGCACGTCTGGACACATTCGTGCATTACGACAGTGGGATCGCGTCGCTTTCCATCGCACTCGGACACGATGTGTCGGGCTTCGATCCAGATGGTCCGCTGCCGGAAATTCCCGAGAGCAATGCGAGCCGCACGAGCCGATTGCGCGTCGTTGAATGGGCCGAGCGCGACAAGCTCACCATCCGTCAACTGGCGCAGCGCATCGGCGGTTATTCAGGACTGGAAATGGTCGGCACGCCCGCGATGATCGCCGATCAGATGGAGGCGTGGCTGGTCGGCGAAGGCTCGGATGGTTTCAACGTGATGTTCCCGTACCTGCCTGGCGGCCTCGACGATTTCGTCGACAAGGTGATTCCCGAGTTGCAGCGCAGAGGCATCTTCCGGCGTGAATACGAAGGCGCAACGTTACGCGAAAATCTTGGACTGCCGCGGCCGGAGAACCGGTTTTTCCGCACGTGA
- a CDS encoding DUF3443 domain-containing protein produces MRTHLVFFLFLSSVLCSVLAACGGGGGSDLSAASGAAAPAAASGSTKTPTTPASAPAAVGQSTTPNVQPIAVTAAPGLTRNMLTTSVTICAPGTSNCATIDNIQVDTGSQGLRILASALPASLQLAALPSGSGSAGECAVFGGGYTWGAVRSADVRMAGQLAASLPIQLIADPVVPTVPSDCAGTGLAMQTVATLRGNGILGVGLFAADCGGTCNSSAAPRWYYSCTASGACQASAQPLAQQVTNPVSAFPLDNNGVVIDLPAVAAGGAPSVAGSLIFGIGTQANNVLGGATVLRANSQSGYVTTVSGAQTYSQSYLDSGSNALFIANAGLPECGLWYCPAATVSASASIRGTDGTSSTVAYSVGNSRTLFNSTNNAFDNLAGITSNSFGWGLPFFYGRRIYTAIESRLTSAGSGPYYAF; encoded by the coding sequence ATGAGGACCCACCTCGTCTTCTTTCTTTTCCTTTCCAGCGTGCTTTGCAGCGTACTCGCCGCCTGCGGCGGCGGAGGCGGGAGCGACTTGAGCGCCGCCAGCGGTGCCGCCGCGCCGGCGGCGGCGTCTGGCTCCACGAAAACGCCGACCACCCCAGCCAGCGCTCCGGCGGCGGTCGGGCAGTCCACCACGCCGAATGTGCAGCCGATCGCAGTCACCGCGGCGCCCGGACTCACCCGCAATATGCTCACCACCAGCGTCACGATCTGCGCGCCCGGCACCAGCAACTGCGCCACCATCGACAACATTCAGGTCGACACCGGCTCGCAGGGCTTGCGCATCCTCGCCTCGGCGCTGCCGGCCAGCCTGCAACTGGCGGCCCTGCCATCGGGCAGCGGCAGCGCCGGCGAATGCGCGGTGTTCGGCGGCGGCTACACGTGGGGAGCGGTGCGCAGCGCGGATGTCAGGATGGCCGGCCAGCTCGCCGCGTCGCTGCCGATCCAGCTGATCGCCGATCCCGTCGTGCCCACCGTACCGTCGGACTGCGCCGGTACAGGCCTCGCCATGCAGACAGTCGCCACGCTGCGCGGCAACGGCATTCTCGGCGTTGGCCTGTTTGCGGCGGATTGCGGCGGCACCTGCAACAGTTCCGCGGCGCCGCGCTGGTACTACAGCTGCACCGCGAGCGGCGCCTGTCAGGCGAGTGCCCAGCCGCTCGCCCAGCAGGTCACCAACCCCGTGAGCGCGTTCCCCCTCGACAACAACGGCGTCGTGATCGACCTGCCGGCGGTGGCGGCGGGCGGCGCGCCGTCGGTGGCGGGATCGCTTATTTTCGGGATCGGCACCCAGGCCAATAACGTGCTCGGCGGCGCCACCGTGCTGCGGGCGAATTCACAGAGCGGCTACGTGACCACGGTCAGCGGCGCGCAAACGTACTCGCAAAGCTACCTGGACAGCGGCTCGAACGCGCTCTTTATCGCCAACGCGGGGTTGCCTGAATGCGGCCTGTGGTATTGCCCGGCTGCGACGGTATCGGCCAGCGCGAGCATCAGGGGCACGGACGGCACCAGTTCGACGGTGGCCTATTCGGTGGGCAATTCGAGGACGCTGTTCAACAGCACCAACAACGCCTTCGACAACCTTGCCGGCATCACCAGCAACAGCTTCGGCTGGGGCCTGCCATTCTTCTACGGACGGCGCATCTACACGGCCATCGAGTCGCGCCTTACCTCGGCGGGCAGCGGTCCTTACTACGCCTTCTGA
- a CDS encoding DUF2844 domain-containing protein, whose protein sequence is MPFYRGVVLSAAISVLLPVTTAHAALGGTLAGIAGTPPVPILNGAVERLTSVDAGGTTINAYASNTGQIFAYTWQGPTVPDLPALLGPYYASYRAGAAAALAASHDLHDSRVVQPDVIVESGGQMRSYVGRTWLPGALPAGVTPDDLP, encoded by the coding sequence ATGCCTTTCTACAGAGGCGTCGTGCTATCGGCGGCGATCTCCGTATTACTTCCCGTGACAACCGCTCACGCGGCGCTCGGCGGCACTCTGGCCGGCATCGCGGGAACCCCGCCGGTGCCAATCCTCAACGGCGCCGTGGAGCGCCTCACGAGCGTGGACGCGGGCGGCACGACGATCAACGCCTACGCATCGAACACCGGTCAGATCTTCGCCTACACCTGGCAGGGCCCGACCGTGCCCGACCTGCCGGCGCTGCTCGGCCCCTACTACGCCTCCTATCGGGCCGGGGCGGCCGCTGCGCTCGCGGCGAGCCATGACCTGCACGACTCGCGCGTGGTCCAGCCCGACGTGATCGTCGAATCGGGCGGTCAGATGCGCAGCTACGTGGGCCGCACGTGGCTGCCGGGCGCGCTGCCTGCCGGCGTCACCCCTGACGATCTGCCATGA
- a CDS encoding DMT family transporter: MNSRNLLQLIILAALWGASFLFIRVGVTDFGVAPLMALRVGIGALSLAIVLIVRRPLRESLATLRSRAVPLVIVGILNSAAPFCLFAYAELTLSAGVTSVINASTPLWGALVAFLWLKDRLSALRSLGLVVGFLGVLMLVWDQIVSPHGGSATPLTTALAAAAALGATLLYGIAANYAKRHLSGVDALTVATGTMTGATVVLLPLAMIYWPAAPISLNAWGAVIALGVACTGVAYMLYFHLLAAIGPAKTITVTFVIPIFGILWGALFLGESVSPGMLEGCVVILIGTALATGVVKRIPWVKPRRPSSADT, encoded by the coding sequence ATGAACTCCAGAAATCTGCTCCAGCTCATCATCCTCGCCGCTCTATGGGGAGCGTCGTTCCTTTTCATCCGGGTCGGCGTGACCGACTTCGGGGTCGCCCCGCTGATGGCCCTGCGGGTCGGCATCGGCGCACTGTCTCTCGCGATCGTGCTAATCGTGCGACGTCCACTGCGCGAGTCGCTCGCCACGCTGCGCAGCCGGGCCGTGCCGCTGGTGATAGTCGGCATTCTCAATTCGGCGGCGCCTTTCTGCCTGTTCGCGTATGCGGAGTTGACGCTGTCGGCGGGCGTCACCTCGGTGATCAACGCCAGCACGCCGCTATGGGGCGCGCTCGTGGCCTTCCTCTGGTTAAAGGACCGCCTGAGCGCGTTGCGCAGCCTCGGTCTCGTAGTCGGTTTCCTCGGCGTGTTGATGCTGGTGTGGGATCAGATTGTCTCGCCCCACGGCGGCAGCGCGACGCCATTGACAACCGCGCTCGCTGCGGCCGCCGCACTCGGCGCGACGCTGCTGTACGGCATTGCCGCCAACTATGCCAAACGGCACCTGAGCGGCGTCGACGCGCTCACCGTCGCCACCGGCACGATGACCGGCGCCACCGTGGTTTTGCTGCCGCTGGCGATGATCTACTGGCCCGCCGCGCCGATCTCGCTGAACGCGTGGGGAGCGGTTATCGCACTGGGCGTCGCCTGCACGGGTGTCGCGTACATGCTGTACTTTCATCTGCTCGCCGCCATCGGTCCTGCAAAAACCATCACCGTCACCTTTGTGATCCCGATCTTCGGCATCCTGTGGGGCGCACTGTTTCTCGGCGAAAGCGTCTCGCCGGGGATGCTCGAAGGATGTGTGGTGATTCTGATCGGCACCGCGCTCGCCACGGGTGTGGTCAAACGGATTCCGTGGGTGAAGCCGCGCCGTCCCAGCAGCGCGGACACCTAA
- a CDS encoding glycosyl transferase family 1, with protein sequence MEDSFLLDEFEQLVYSQAHDQASVKFVAALALLQMKRGQLDESFRASGMEGLSTAEQHERFCTRLTSAASTLFASPEYRPHAVCLQLMLTLHEWISVLFSSTAFGNADHVVRHLNPRGPADRQFMPGDRFIEKLCVLYSSESDLELDFAALWVHDKTMAACLALVLMAPLFHGSANAHGKREALLEWLPGRLRQIDDLDDLPSAVLHNAYMFCSYADTPRRHAVKRDINVLVRRKLDQLGLTDLPPPVQPHPTGGAQRGKKPLMLVVVEWFGGAHSIYRTHSRTIEAAREHFEVVGFGFGYAIDDAGRAVFDRFIELEQPDYIGECLKTIRDFAVAEQPDVLYMPSVGMFVLTVFMSNLRIAPLQIAALGHPATTHSDKIDYISVEEDYVGDAACFSERLLRLPKDGQPYRASLALPEIAPRVPQRRETVQIVITASPMKLNPAFLDACRQIQERAGLPVQFHFMTGNSYGLPLQHMRRVIGAAVPGAVTHGFHQYADYLARVDDSDLFLSPFPFGNTNGIVDAFTLGLPGVCKTGPEVFERIDGALFARAGMPTWTTAQTVEAYVEAAVRMVTRHDEREALRRQLIETKAVERFFEGCPEVFGERVLRLVREERRRNARAAVAGAAGANTVAHA encoded by the coding sequence ATGGAAGACTCATTTTTGCTCGACGAATTCGAGCAACTCGTATATAGCCAGGCGCACGACCAGGCTTCGGTCAAGTTCGTCGCGGCGCTGGCGCTCCTGCAAATGAAGCGTGGCCAGCTGGATGAGAGCTTTCGTGCTTCGGGCATGGAGGGATTATCAACTGCCGAGCAGCATGAGCGCTTTTGTACGCGTCTGACGAGTGCAGCATCCACGCTGTTCGCCAGCCCGGAGTATCGCCCTCACGCGGTATGCTTGCAGCTGATGCTGACGCTGCACGAGTGGATCAGCGTGCTGTTTTCATCCACGGCGTTCGGCAACGCGGATCACGTGGTACGCCACCTGAATCCGCGCGGGCCCGCCGACCGGCAATTCATGCCCGGCGACCGTTTCATCGAAAAGCTATGCGTGCTCTATTCGAGCGAGTCGGACCTTGAGCTCGACTTTGCCGCCCTGTGGGTGCACGACAAAACCATGGCCGCCTGCCTCGCACTGGTCCTGATGGCGCCGCTCTTTCACGGCTCGGCCAATGCACACGGCAAGCGCGAGGCGCTGCTGGAATGGCTGCCCGGCAGGCTGCGGCAGATCGACGATCTCGACGACCTGCCCTCGGCCGTATTGCACAACGCGTATATGTTCTGCAGCTACGCCGACACGCCGCGGCGTCACGCGGTGAAGCGCGACATCAACGTGCTGGTACGCCGCAAGCTCGACCAGCTTGGCCTGACCGATCTGCCTCCGCCTGTACAGCCGCACCCCACCGGCGGCGCGCAGCGCGGCAAGAAACCGTTGATGCTGGTGGTGGTCGAGTGGTTCGGCGGCGCGCATTCAATCTACCGCACGCATTCGCGGACCATCGAAGCCGCGCGCGAACATTTCGAAGTGGTCGGCTTCGGTTTCGGCTACGCGATCGACGACGCGGGCCGCGCCGTCTTCGACCGCTTTATCGAACTCGAGCAGCCGGACTACATCGGCGAATGCCTGAAAACGATCCGCGATTTCGCCGTGGCCGAGCAACCGGACGTGCTCTATATGCCGAGCGTCGGCATGTTCGTCCTGACGGTGTTCATGTCGAACCTGCGGATCGCGCCGCTGCAGATAGCAGCCCTGGGCCATCCGGCCACCACCCACTCGGACAAGATCGATTACATCAGCGTCGAAGAAGATTACGTCGGCGATGCGGCCTGTTTCAGCGAACGCCTGCTAAGACTGCCCAAGGACGGCCAGCCGTACCGGGCATCGCTCGCGCTGCCCGAGATCGCTCCACGCGTGCCGCAGCGGCGCGAGACTGTCCAGATCGTCATCACCGCGAGTCCGATGAAGCTCAATCCGGCCTTTCTCGATGCCTGCAGGCAGATTCAGGAGCGCGCGGGGCTTCCGGTGCAATTCCACTTCATGACCGGCAATAGCTACGGCTTGCCGCTCCAGCACATGCGCCGCGTCATCGGCGCGGCCGTGCCGGGCGCCGTGACGCATGGCTTTCACCAATACGCCGACTACCTGGCGCGCGTCGACGATTCGGATCTGTTCCTGAGCCCCTTCCCGTTCGGCAACACCAACGGGATCGTCGACGCGTTCACGCTTGGCCTGCCGGGGGTGTGCAAGACCGGTCCGGAGGTGTTCGAGCGTATCGACGGCGCGCTGTTCGCACGCGCTGGCATGCCAACCTGGACCACGGCGCAGACAGTCGAGGCTTATGTCGAAGCGGCGGTGCGAATGGTGACCCGGCACGACGAACGCGAGGCCTTGCGCCGCCAGTTGATCGAGACCAAGGCGGTGGAGCGGTTCTTCGAGGGATGTCCGGAGGTATTCGGCGAGCGCGTGCTGCGTCTCGTGCGCGAGGAGCGCAGGCGTAATGCGCGAGCGGCGGTGGCTGGTGCTGCCGGTGCTAACACCGTCGCTCACGCTTGA